In Planctomycetia bacterium, one DNA window encodes the following:
- the carB gene encoding carbamoyl-phosphate synthase large subunit has product MPKREDIKTIMLIGSGPIVIGQGCEFDYSGTQACKALRAEGYRVVLINSNPATIMTDPEFADRTYIEPITSAFVDKILAAEAARGQPVDALLPTLGGQTGLNCAMECHELGILEKHGVELIGASPAAIAKAEDRTAFKQAMIRIGLDVPKSDTAHNMDEAREVLARIGLPCCIRPAYTLGGEGGGFCRTMEEFETIAARGIKASRISEVLIEESLYGWKEYELEVIRDRKDNVVIVCSIENIDPMGVHTGDSITVAPAQTLTDREYQKMRDAAKAIMREIGVDTGGSNVQFAVDPKSGRQCVIEMNPRVSRSSALASKATGYPIAKVAAKLAVGYTLDEIPNDITRNTPASFEPVIDYCVVKIPRWTFEKFPEADETLTTQMKSVGEAMAIGRTFKEAFQKCVRSMEIQRPGYGLDRNDRWLSAAHKRHAGGEAGAYRSMSQREDTSASDSGGAGEGIMVGGSRLGEAPPDVDESTATSWPIDARALRDKLEKPCQGRPYYIRYAFKMGWTVDQVHELTRIDRWFLDQWRELVEFEEEILSHADQVRAAAQHGGVGLGAELLRRGRLLGYSGAQLAQALQMPAMVMPKEIHRPADDGSCYKLVDTCAAEFEAATPYYYSTHEEPLMRVQDGRVVHGVEDELKIQPQPHVVVLGGGPNRIGQGIEFDYCCVHAAMEVKRLGYRAVMVNSNPETVSTDYDTSDVLFFEPLTLEDVTRVLRAIAAQGQIRGVIVQFGGQTPLNLAEGLKRAGAPIIGTPPESIHLAEDRDEFQKILNELGLLQPANGIARSATEAREIAARLGYPVLIRPSYVLGGRAMELCNNEDDLIRYVHRAFEATDRANPSHGGSAGHPVLIDKFLLDATEIDVDAVADFRTPGDPNGDCVVCGIMEHIEQAGIHSGDSSCAIPPHSLSGELIREIERQTQLLARRLGVCGLMNVQFAIAQGKVYVLEVNPRASRTVPFVSKATGVPWAKVATAVMLGGNLRDQLWERGVGRRVRPVMTSIKAPVFPFNKFPGVDAVLGPEMRSTGEVMGIDDTFGLAFAKAAIATRLSLPTSGNALVSVNDPDKPRIVPIARELVELGFKLFATVGTHAALKEAGIHSVVVSKRAGAPEGFLLDLINHGVMDLLINTPVHYGAAWEEGRWRAAAVARNLPLITTISGAQAAVAAIRAMKGMGPKEALRVRALQDYAAGIR; this is encoded by the coding sequence ATGCCCAAGCGGGAAGACATCAAGACGATCATGCTCATCGGCTCGGGGCCGATTGTGATCGGGCAGGGGTGCGAGTTCGACTACTCGGGCACGCAGGCGTGCAAGGCGCTGCGCGCCGAGGGCTACCGCGTCGTGCTCATCAACTCCAATCCGGCGACGATCATGACCGATCCGGAGTTCGCCGATCGCACCTACATCGAGCCGATCACGTCGGCGTTTGTCGACAAGATTCTGGCGGCCGAGGCGGCGCGCGGCCAGCCGGTCGATGCCCTGTTGCCGACGCTGGGCGGGCAGACGGGTCTGAACTGCGCCATGGAGTGCCACGAACTCGGCATCCTGGAGAAACACGGCGTTGAGCTGATCGGCGCCTCCCCCGCGGCCATCGCCAAGGCCGAGGATCGCACGGCCTTCAAGCAGGCGATGATCCGCATCGGGCTGGATGTTCCCAAGAGCGATACGGCGCACAACATGGACGAGGCGCGCGAGGTGCTGGCGCGCATCGGCCTGCCCTGCTGCATTCGCCCGGCCTACACGCTCGGCGGCGAGGGCGGCGGGTTCTGCCGCACGATGGAGGAGTTCGAGACGATCGCGGCGCGCGGCATCAAGGCATCGCGGATCAGCGAAGTGCTCATTGAAGAATCGCTGTACGGCTGGAAGGAATACGAGCTGGAGGTCATCCGCGACCGCAAGGACAACGTGGTGATCGTCTGCTCGATCGAAAACATCGATCCGATGGGGGTTCACACGGGCGATTCGATCACCGTCGCCCCGGCGCAGACGCTGACCGACCGGGAATATCAGAAAATGCGCGACGCGGCCAAGGCGATCATGCGTGAGATCGGCGTCGACACCGGCGGCAGCAACGTGCAATTCGCCGTCGATCCGAAGTCCGGCCGGCAATGCGTCATCGAGATGAACCCGCGCGTGTCGCGTTCGTCGGCGCTGGCCAGCAAGGCGACGGGCTACCCGATCGCGAAAGTCGCCGCGAAGCTGGCGGTGGGTTATACGCTTGACGAGATTCCCAACGACATCACGCGGAACACACCGGCGAGTTTCGAGCCGGTGATCGACTATTGCGTGGTGAAAATTCCGCGCTGGACGTTCGAGAAGTTCCCCGAGGCCGATGAGACGCTCACGACGCAGATGAAGAGCGTCGGCGAGGCCATGGCGATCGGCCGCACGTTTAAGGAAGCGTTCCAGAAGTGCGTCCGCAGCATGGAGATTCAACGGCCGGGCTACGGGCTGGATCGCAACGATCGGTGGCTGTCGGCGGCGCACAAGCGGCACGCCGGAGGTGAAGCGGGCGCGTATCGCTCGATGAGTCAGCGCGAAGACACCTCCGCGTCGGACTCCGGTGGCGCGGGAGAGGGGATCATGGTCGGCGGGAGCCGGCTGGGCGAAGCACCACCGGACGTGGACGAATCGACGGCGACAAGCTGGCCGATCGACGCGCGGGCGTTGCGCGACAAACTGGAAAAACCGTGCCAGGGTCGGCCGTACTACATCCGCTATGCGTTCAAGATGGGATGGACGGTCGATCAGGTTCACGAGCTGACGCGGATTGATCGGTGGTTTCTGGATCAGTGGCGTGAGCTGGTGGAGTTCGAGGAGGAGATTCTATCGCACGCCGATCAGGTGCGCGCGGCGGCGCAACATGGCGGAGTGGGCCTTGGCGCGGAGTTGCTGCGACGCGGGCGGCTGCTGGGTTACAGCGGGGCGCAGTTGGCGCAGGCGCTTCAGATGCCGGCGATGGTGATGCCGAAGGAAATCCACCGGCCTGCTGACGACGGCAGTTGTTACAAACTGGTGGACACCTGCGCGGCGGAGTTCGAAGCGGCGACGCCGTATTACTACTCGACGCATGAAGAGCCGCTGATGCGCGTTCAGGACGGCCGCGTGGTGCATGGGGTGGAAGACGAGCTGAAGATTCAGCCGCAGCCGCATGTCGTTGTGCTGGGCGGCGGGCCGAATCGCATCGGTCAAGGGATCGAGTTCGACTATTGCTGTGTTCATGCGGCGATGGAGGTCAAGCGGCTGGGTTATCGCGCGGTGATGGTGAACAGCAATCCCGAGACGGTGAGTACCGACTACGACACATCGGACGTGCTGTTCTTTGAACCGCTGACCTTGGAAGACGTGACGCGCGTGCTGCGGGCGATCGCGGCGCAGGGGCAGATTCGCGGGGTGATCGTGCAGTTCGGCGGGCAGACGCCGCTGAATCTCGCGGAAGGCTTGAAGCGCGCCGGCGCGCCGATCATCGGCACGCCGCCCGAATCGATTCACCTCGCCGAGGACCGCGACGAGTTTCAAAAAATCCTCAACGAACTGGGATTGCTTCAGCCCGCCAACGGCATCGCGCGGAGCGCGACCGAAGCGCGCGAGATTGCCGCGCGCCTCGGCTATCCCGTGCTGATCCGCCCGAGCTATGTGCTGGGCGGTCGTGCAATGGAGCTTTGCAACAACGAAGACGATTTGATTCGATACGTGCATCGCGCGTTCGAGGCGACGGATCGGGCCAACCCCTCGCACGGCGGCAGCGCGGGCCACCCCGTACTCATCGACAAGTTTCTGCTCGACGCCACCGAGATCGACGTTGACGCCGTGGCCGACTTCCGCACGCCCGGCGACCCCAACGGCGATTGCGTCGTCTGCGGCATCATGGAGCACATCGAGCAGGCCGGCATTCACAGCGGCGACAGTTCGTGCGCCATTCCGCCGCACTCGCTCTCCGGTGAACTCATTCGCGAGATCGAGCGTCAGACGCAACTGCTCGCCCGGAGACTGGGCGTCTGCGGCCTGATGAATGTGCAGTTCGCCATCGCCCAGGGCAAGGTTTATGTGCTGGAAGTGAACCCCCGTGCCTCGCGCACCGTTCCCTTCGTCAGCAAGGCGACCGGCGTGCCGTGGGCGAAGGTGGCGACGGCCGTCATGCTCGGCGGCAACTTGCGCGACCAGTTGTGGGAGCGCGGCGTCGGGCGGCGCGTGCGCCCGGTGATGACGTCGATCAAGGCGCCGGTGTTTCCGTTCAACAAGTTTCCCGGGGTCGATGCCGTGCTGGGGCCGGAGATGCGCAGCACCGGCGAGGTGATGGGGATCGACGACACGTTCGGACTGGCCTTCGCCAAGGCGGCCATCGCCACGCGGTTGTCGCTGCCGACGTCGGGCAACGCGCTGGTCAGCGTGAACGATCCTGACAAGCCGCGCATCGTGCCGATCGCGCGGGAACTGGTCGAACTGGGCTTCAAGTTGTTCGCGACGGTGGGGACGCACGCCGCACTGAAGGAGGCGGGCATTCACAGCGTCGTGGTTTCCAAGCGGGCCGGCGCGCCGGAGGGCTTCCTGCTCGATCTGATCAATCACGGCGTGATGGACCTGCTGATTAATACGCCTGTCCACTATGGCGCGGCGTGGGAGGAGGGCCGCTGGCGCGCGGCGGCCGTGGCGCGAAACCTGCCCCTCATCACGACGATCTCCGGCGCGCAAGCGGCCGTGGCGGCCATCCGCGCGATGAAGGGCATGGGGCCGAAGGAGGCGCTTCGCGTGCGGGCGCTGCAGGACTACGCGGCGGGGATAAGGTAG
- a CDS encoding YdcF family protein encodes MAMPTASQGMGQAKGKSPRRSRRRRVLYWGVRLLAALGFFFAVLLFTPLLDVTYLKFDRQGELDKSDYILVLGGDPYRVLEAAELWKEGYAPTVVVSNHDEAAEEMRQLAIHWGVPPERIVVDRLSWTTADHPRGIQQATTLDPATARCIVVTNFMHMARSLAVFEKAGYRRLIFREPRWTRVRRAPQAVKTRLRVLPEVIYECAAWVEYWARGWV; translated from the coding sequence TTGGCGATGCCGACGGCGTCGCAGGGGATGGGCCAGGCCAAGGGCAAATCGCCGCGCCGTTCGCGCCGGCGGCGCGTGCTGTATTGGGGCGTGCGCCTGCTGGCGGCGCTGGGGTTTTTCTTCGCGGTGCTGCTTTTCACGCCGCTGCTGGATGTGACTTACCTCAAGTTCGACCGCCAGGGCGAACTGGACAAATCCGACTACATCCTCGTGCTGGGCGGCGACCCGTACCGCGTGCTGGAGGCGGCCGAACTGTGGAAAGAGGGCTACGCGCCGACGGTGGTCGTGAGCAATCACGACGAAGCCGCGGAGGAAATGAGACAATTGGCGATCCACTGGGGCGTGCCGCCCGAACGCATCGTCGTGGATCGCCTCTCATGGACGACGGCCGACCACCCGCGTGGGATTCAACAGGCGACAACGCTGGACCCGGCGACGGCGCGGTGCATCGTCGTGACAAACTTCATGCACATGGCGCGGAGCCTGGCCGTGTTTGAGAAGGCGGGCTATCGAAGGCTGATCTTTCGCGAGCCGCGCTGGACGCGCGTGCGGCGCGCGCCGCAGGCGGTCAAGACGCGCCTGCGCGTGCTGCCGGAGGTGATTTATGAATGCGCGGCGTGGGTGGAGTATTGGGCGCGCGGGTGGGTGTGA